A genomic stretch from Microtus pennsylvanicus isolate mMicPen1 chromosome 11, mMicPen1.hap1, whole genome shotgun sequence includes:
- the Srcin1 gene encoding SRC kinase signaling inhibitor 1 isoform X9 — MQPWQCLRRFALAWWERTAEGRARSPREEVGPRDPGARGEPGLQRAAGGKPAGLCSLCLKSPDPERSSPPMLSADDAEYPREYRTLGGGGSGGSGGRRFSNVGLVHTSERRHTVIAAQSLEALSGLQKADADRKRDAFMDHLKSKYPQHALALRGQQDRMREQVGGWTVDPVCLLSSLCSHLHGDSTPSGAGQPAQQPNYWSFKTRSSRHTQGAQPGLADQAAKLSYASAESLETMSEAELPLGFSRMNRFRQSLPLSRSASQTKLRSPGVLFLQFGEETRRVHITHEVSSLDTLHALIAHMFPQKLTMGMLKSPNTAILIKDEARNIFYELEDVRDIQDRSIIKIYRKEPLYAAFPGSHLTNGDLRREMVYASRESSPTRRLNNLSPASHLASSSPPPGLPSGLPSGLPSGLPSGSPSRSRLSYAGGRPPSYAGSPVHHAAERLGGAPTSQGVSPSPSAILERRDVKPDEDLAGKAGGMVLVKGEGLYADPYGLLHEGRLSLAAAAGDPFAYPGAGGLYKRGSVRSLSTYSAAALQSDLEDSLYKAGAGGPLYGDGYGFRLPPSSPQKLADVSAPSGGPPPPHSPYSGPPSRGSPVRQSFRKDSGSSSVFAESPGGKARSTGSASTAGAPPSELFPGPGERSLVGFGPPVPAKDTETRERMEAMEKQIASLTGLVQSALLRGSEPETPSEKIEGSNGAATPSAPCGSGSRSSGATPVSGPPPPSASSTPAGQPTAVSRLQMQLHLRGLQNSASDLRGQLQQLRKLQLQNQESVRALLKRTEAELSMRVSEAARRQEDPLQRQRTLVEEERLRYLNDEELITQQLNDLEKSVEKIQRDVTHNHRLVPGPELEEKALVLKQLGETLTELKAHFPGLQSKMRVVLRVEVEAVKFLKEEPQRLDGLLKRCRGVTDTLAQIRRQVDEGVWPPPNNLLNQSPKKVAAETDFSKGLDFEIPPPSPPLNLHELSGPAEGAPLTPKSSNPTKGLDAPGKRSADKAVSVEAAERDWEEKRAALTQYSAKDINRLLEETQAELLKAIPDLDCASKAHPGPTPTPDHKPPKAPHGQKAAPRTEPSGRRGSDELTVPRYRTEKPSKSPPPPPPRRSFPSSHGLTTTRTGEVVVTSKKDSAFIKKAESEELEVQKPQVKLRRAVSEVARPASTPPIMASAIKDEDDEERIIAELESGGGTVPPMKVVTPGASRLKATQGPAGSPDKGKHSKQRAEYMRIQAQQQATKPSKEMSGSNETSSPVSEKPSGSRTSIPVLTSFGARNSSISF; from the exons ATCCGGAGCGGAGCAGCCCCCCCATGCTGTCTGCCGACGATGCCGAGTACCCTCGGGAATACCGGaccctggggggtgggggcagcgGAGGCAGCGGGGGCCGGCGCTTCTCCAATGTGGGGCTGGTGCACACCTCCGAGCGGAGGCACACGGTGATTGCTGCCCAGAGCCTGGAGGCGCTCAGCGGGCTCCAGAAGGCGGATGCTGACCGCAAGCGAGATGCGTTCATGGACCATCTGAAGAGCAAGTACCCCCAGCATGCCCTGGCCCTGCGAGGTCAGCAGGACAGGATGCGGGAGCAG GTCGGCGGCTGGACCGTGGACCCTGTGTGCCTCCTCAGCTCCCTCTGTTCCCACCTCCACGGCGATTCCACCCCCTCCGGGGCTGGCCAGCCTGCCCAG CAACCAAACTACTGGAGTTTCAAG ACCCGCAGCTCGCGCCATACTCAGGGAGCCCAGCCAGGGCTGGCAGACCAGGCAGCCAAGCTGTCCTACGCCTCGGCTGAGTCGCTGGAGACCATGTCCGAGGCCGAGCTGCCCCTGGGCTTCAGCAGGATGAACCGCTTCCGACAGAGCTTGCCTCTCTCCCGCTCTGCCAGCCAGACCAAGCTGCGCTCACCAG GGGTCCTGTTCCTGCAATTCGGGGAGGAGACCCGACGCGTACACATCACGCATGAGGTCAGCAGTCTGGACACGCTACACGCACTCATCGCGCACATGTTCCCGCAGAAGCTCACCATGGGCATGCTTAAGTCGCCCAACACCGCCATCCTCATCAAAGACGAAGCTCGGAACATCTTCTACGAGCTGGAGGACGTCCG GGATATCCAGGACCGCAGTATTATTAAGATCTACAGGAAGGAGCCACTGTATGCTGCTTTTCCTGGCTCACACCTCACTAACGGGGACCTGCGG AGAGAGATGGTGTACGCGTCGCGGGAGTCGTCGCCCACGCGCCGCCTCAACAACCTGTCGCCAGCATCGCACCTAGCATCTAGCTCGCCACCTCCAGGGCTCCCATCCGGTCTGCCGTCAGGCCTGCCGTCCGGCCTGCCGTCGGGCTCACCCTCGCGCTCACGCCTTTCCTATGCTGGGGGCCGCCCGCCCTCTTATGCCGGCAGTCCGGTGCACCACGCGGCTGAGCGACTGGGAGGTGCCCCGACCAGCCAGGGcgtgagccccagccccagcgcCATCCTGGAGCGGCGCGACGTGAAGCCGGACGAGGACCTGGCAGGCAAAGCGGGCGGCATGGTGCTGGTGAAGGGCGAGGGCCTCTATGCAGATCCCTACGGGCTTCTGCACGAGGGCCGCCTGAGCCTGGCCGCTGCGGCGGGGGACCCGTTCGCATACCCGGGCGCAGGTGGCTTGTACAAGAGGGGCTCGGTGCGCTCGCTCAGCACCTACTCTGCCGCCGCCCTGCAGTCCGACCTGGAGGACTCGCTGTATAAGGCAGGCGCTGGCGGCCCTCTCTACGGCGATGGTTACGGCTTCCGCCTGCCGCCTTCGTCCCCGCAGAAGCTGGCCGACGTGTCGGCACCCTCTGGGGGACCCCCGCCCCCGCACAGCCCCTACTCGGGGCCGCCCAGCCGTGGCTCGCCCGTGCGCCAGTCCTTCCGCAAAGACTCAGGCTCCTCGTCGGTCTTTGCCGAGAGTCCCGGAGGCAAGGCCCGCAGCACTGGGAGCGCCTCAACGGCCGGAGCACCACCTTCCGAGCTTTTCCCTGGACCTGGGGAGCGCTCTCTAGTAGGATTCGGGCCGCCGGTGCCAGCCAAGGACACAGAGACCAG GGAACGcatggaggccatggagaagCAGATCGCTAGCCTCACAGGGCTGGTGCAGAGCGCCCTCCTGCGAGGCTCAGAGCCCGAGACCCCAAG TGAGAAGATTGAAGGCTCCAATGGAGCAGCCACCCCCTCAGCAC CGTGCGGATCGGGTAGTCGGAGCAGCGGGGCCACTCCAGTGTCGGGCCCTCCCCCACCCTCGGCCAGCAGCACCCCTGCAGGGCAGCCCACTGCTGTCAGCCGGCTGCAGATGCAGCTGCATTTGCGGGGCCTACAGAACAGCGCTAGTGACCTGCGTGGCCAGCTTCAGCAGTTGCGCAAGCTCCAG CTCCAGAACCAGGAATCAGTACGCGCGTTGCTGAAGCGCACCGAGGCGGAGTTGAGCATGCGTGTGTCGGAGGCGGCGCGGCGGCAGGAGGACCCGCTGCAGCGGCAGCGCACCCTGGTGGAGGAGGAGCGGTTGCGCTACCTCAATGACGAGGAGCTCATTACTCAGCAGCTCAA TGACCTAGAGAAGTCAGTGGAGAAGATCCAGAGGGATGTGACCCATAACCACCGGCTGGTACCCGGTCCTGAACTGGAAGAGAAGGCGCTGGTGCTGAAGCAGCTTGGGGAGACGCTAACAGAGCTCAAGG CTCATTTCCCAGGCCTGCAGAGTAAGATGCGCGTCGTGCTGCGGGTAGAGGTGGAAGCAGTGAAGTTCCTGAAGGAGGAACCTCAGCGCCTTGATGGACTTCTCAAGCGCTGCCGGGGGGTCACTGACACGCTGGCCCAGATCCGCAG GCAAGTGGATGAGGGTGTGTGGCCACCCCCCAACAATCTCCTGAACCAGTCTCCCAAGAAAGTGGCAGCTGAAACAGACTTCAGCAAAGGCTTGGACTTTGAAATACCACCCCCCAGCCCTCCGCTGAATCTCCATGAGCTGAGTGGGCCTGCCGAAGGAGCCCCTCTTACCCCAAAGAGCAGTAACCCCACCAAAGGCCTGGATGCTCCCGGCAAGAGAAGCGCGGACAAAGCAGTGTCTGTTGAG GCTGCGGAGAGAGACTGGGAAGAGAAGCGGGCAGCTCTAACCCAGTACAGTGCCAAGGACATCAACCGGCTGCTGGAGGAGACACAGGCTGAGCTGCTCAAGGCCATCCCGGACCTGGACTGTGCCAGCAAAGCCCACCCAggacccacccccaccccagaccaCAAGCCCCCCAAGGCGCCCCATGGTCAGAAGGCAGCCCCCCGGACAGAGCCCAGTGGGAGAAGAGGTTCAG ATGAGCTCACGGTGCCCAGATACCGCACAGAGAAGCCCTCCAAGTCGCCCCCGCCACCCCCTCCCCGCCGGAGTTTCCCTTCCTCCCACGGCCTGACCACCACACGCACCGGAGAGGTGGTGGTCACCAGCAAGAAAGACTCAGCCTTCATCAAG AAGGCTGAGTCCGAGGAGCTGGAGGTCCAGAAGCCCCAGGTGAAGCTCCGCCGGGCCGTGTCTGAGGTGGCCCGCCCTGCTTCCACGCCACCCATCATGGCCTCTGCCATCAAGGATGAGGACGATGAGGAGCGCATCATCGCTGAGCTGGAG aGTGGTGGTGGCACCGTGCCACCCATGAAGGTTGTGACTCCAGGAGCCTCTCGGCTGAAGGCAACCCAGGGCCCAGCAGGCAGCCCCGACAAAGGCAAGCACAGCAAGCAAAGGGCGGAGTACATGAGGATCCAGGCCCAGCAGCAG
- the Srcin1 gene encoding SRC kinase signaling inhibitor 1 isoform X11: protein MQPWQCLRRFALAWWERTAEGRARSPREEVGPRDPGARGEPGLQRAAGGKPAGLCSLCLKSPDPERSSPPMLSADDAEYPREYRTLGGGGSGGSGGRRFSNVGLVHTSERRHTVIAAQSLEALSGLQKADADRKRDAFMDHLKSKYPQHALALRGQQDRMREQQPNYWSFKTRSSRHTQGAQPGLADQAAKLSYASAESLETMSEAELPLGFSRMNRFRQSLPLSRSASQTKLRSPGVLFLQFGEETRRVHITHEVSSLDTLHALIAHMFPQKLTMGMLKSPNTAILIKDEARNIFYELEDVRDIQDRSIIKIYRKEPLYAAFPGSHLTNGDLRREMVYASRESSPTRRLNNLSPASHLASSSPPPGLPSGLPSGLPSGLPSGSPSRSRLSYAGGRPPSYAGSPVHHAAERLGGAPTSQGVSPSPSAILERRDVKPDEDLAGKAGGMVLVKGEGLYADPYGLLHEGRLSLAAAAGDPFAYPGAGGLYKRGSVRSLSTYSAAALQSDLEDSLYKAGAGGPLYGDGYGFRLPPSSPQKLADVSAPSGGPPPPHSPYSGPPSRGSPVRQSFRKDSGSSSVFAESPGGKARSTGSASTAGAPPSELFPGPGERSLVGFGPPVPAKDTETRERMEAMEKQIASLTGLVQSALLRGSEPETPSEKIEGSNGAATPSAPCGSGSRSSGATPVSGPPPPSASSTPAGQPTAVSRLQMQLHLRGLQNSASDLRGQLQQLRKLQLQNQESVRALLKRTEAELSMRVSEAARRQEDPLQRQRTLVEEERLRYLNDEELITQQLNDLEKSVEKIQRDVTHNHRLVPGPELEEKALVLKQLGETLTELKAHFPGLQSKMRVVLRVEVEAVKFLKEEPQRLDGLLKRCRGVTDTLAQIRRQVDEGVWPPPNNLLNQSPKKVAAETDFSKGLDFEIPPPSPPLNLHELSGPAEGAPLTPKSSNPTKGLDAPGKRSADKAVSVEAAERDWEEKRAALTQYSAKDINRLLEETQAELLKAIPDLDCASKAHPGPTPTPDHKPPKAPHGQKAAPRTEPSGRRGSDELTVPRYRTEKPSKSPPPPPPRRSFPSSHGLTTTRTGEVVVTSKKDSAFIKKAESEELEVQKPQVKLRRAVSEVARPASTPPIMASAIKDEDDEERIIAELESGGGTVPPMKVVTPGASRLKATQGPAGSPDKGKHSKQRAEYMRIQAQQQATKPSKEMSGSNETSSPVSEKPSGSRTSIPVLTSFGARNSSISF from the exons ATCCGGAGCGGAGCAGCCCCCCCATGCTGTCTGCCGACGATGCCGAGTACCCTCGGGAATACCGGaccctggggggtgggggcagcgGAGGCAGCGGGGGCCGGCGCTTCTCCAATGTGGGGCTGGTGCACACCTCCGAGCGGAGGCACACGGTGATTGCTGCCCAGAGCCTGGAGGCGCTCAGCGGGCTCCAGAAGGCGGATGCTGACCGCAAGCGAGATGCGTTCATGGACCATCTGAAGAGCAAGTACCCCCAGCATGCCCTGGCCCTGCGAGGTCAGCAGGACAGGATGCGGGAGCAG CAACCAAACTACTGGAGTTTCAAG ACCCGCAGCTCGCGCCATACTCAGGGAGCCCAGCCAGGGCTGGCAGACCAGGCAGCCAAGCTGTCCTACGCCTCGGCTGAGTCGCTGGAGACCATGTCCGAGGCCGAGCTGCCCCTGGGCTTCAGCAGGATGAACCGCTTCCGACAGAGCTTGCCTCTCTCCCGCTCTGCCAGCCAGACCAAGCTGCGCTCACCAG GGGTCCTGTTCCTGCAATTCGGGGAGGAGACCCGACGCGTACACATCACGCATGAGGTCAGCAGTCTGGACACGCTACACGCACTCATCGCGCACATGTTCCCGCAGAAGCTCACCATGGGCATGCTTAAGTCGCCCAACACCGCCATCCTCATCAAAGACGAAGCTCGGAACATCTTCTACGAGCTGGAGGACGTCCG GGATATCCAGGACCGCAGTATTATTAAGATCTACAGGAAGGAGCCACTGTATGCTGCTTTTCCTGGCTCACACCTCACTAACGGGGACCTGCGG AGAGAGATGGTGTACGCGTCGCGGGAGTCGTCGCCCACGCGCCGCCTCAACAACCTGTCGCCAGCATCGCACCTAGCATCTAGCTCGCCACCTCCAGGGCTCCCATCCGGTCTGCCGTCAGGCCTGCCGTCCGGCCTGCCGTCGGGCTCACCCTCGCGCTCACGCCTTTCCTATGCTGGGGGCCGCCCGCCCTCTTATGCCGGCAGTCCGGTGCACCACGCGGCTGAGCGACTGGGAGGTGCCCCGACCAGCCAGGGcgtgagccccagccccagcgcCATCCTGGAGCGGCGCGACGTGAAGCCGGACGAGGACCTGGCAGGCAAAGCGGGCGGCATGGTGCTGGTGAAGGGCGAGGGCCTCTATGCAGATCCCTACGGGCTTCTGCACGAGGGCCGCCTGAGCCTGGCCGCTGCGGCGGGGGACCCGTTCGCATACCCGGGCGCAGGTGGCTTGTACAAGAGGGGCTCGGTGCGCTCGCTCAGCACCTACTCTGCCGCCGCCCTGCAGTCCGACCTGGAGGACTCGCTGTATAAGGCAGGCGCTGGCGGCCCTCTCTACGGCGATGGTTACGGCTTCCGCCTGCCGCCTTCGTCCCCGCAGAAGCTGGCCGACGTGTCGGCACCCTCTGGGGGACCCCCGCCCCCGCACAGCCCCTACTCGGGGCCGCCCAGCCGTGGCTCGCCCGTGCGCCAGTCCTTCCGCAAAGACTCAGGCTCCTCGTCGGTCTTTGCCGAGAGTCCCGGAGGCAAGGCCCGCAGCACTGGGAGCGCCTCAACGGCCGGAGCACCACCTTCCGAGCTTTTCCCTGGACCTGGGGAGCGCTCTCTAGTAGGATTCGGGCCGCCGGTGCCAGCCAAGGACACAGAGACCAG GGAACGcatggaggccatggagaagCAGATCGCTAGCCTCACAGGGCTGGTGCAGAGCGCCCTCCTGCGAGGCTCAGAGCCCGAGACCCCAAG TGAGAAGATTGAAGGCTCCAATGGAGCAGCCACCCCCTCAGCAC CGTGCGGATCGGGTAGTCGGAGCAGCGGGGCCACTCCAGTGTCGGGCCCTCCCCCACCCTCGGCCAGCAGCACCCCTGCAGGGCAGCCCACTGCTGTCAGCCGGCTGCAGATGCAGCTGCATTTGCGGGGCCTACAGAACAGCGCTAGTGACCTGCGTGGCCAGCTTCAGCAGTTGCGCAAGCTCCAG CTCCAGAACCAGGAATCAGTACGCGCGTTGCTGAAGCGCACCGAGGCGGAGTTGAGCATGCGTGTGTCGGAGGCGGCGCGGCGGCAGGAGGACCCGCTGCAGCGGCAGCGCACCCTGGTGGAGGAGGAGCGGTTGCGCTACCTCAATGACGAGGAGCTCATTACTCAGCAGCTCAA TGACCTAGAGAAGTCAGTGGAGAAGATCCAGAGGGATGTGACCCATAACCACCGGCTGGTACCCGGTCCTGAACTGGAAGAGAAGGCGCTGGTGCTGAAGCAGCTTGGGGAGACGCTAACAGAGCTCAAGG CTCATTTCCCAGGCCTGCAGAGTAAGATGCGCGTCGTGCTGCGGGTAGAGGTGGAAGCAGTGAAGTTCCTGAAGGAGGAACCTCAGCGCCTTGATGGACTTCTCAAGCGCTGCCGGGGGGTCACTGACACGCTGGCCCAGATCCGCAG GCAAGTGGATGAGGGTGTGTGGCCACCCCCCAACAATCTCCTGAACCAGTCTCCCAAGAAAGTGGCAGCTGAAACAGACTTCAGCAAAGGCTTGGACTTTGAAATACCACCCCCCAGCCCTCCGCTGAATCTCCATGAGCTGAGTGGGCCTGCCGAAGGAGCCCCTCTTACCCCAAAGAGCAGTAACCCCACCAAAGGCCTGGATGCTCCCGGCAAGAGAAGCGCGGACAAAGCAGTGTCTGTTGAG GCTGCGGAGAGAGACTGGGAAGAGAAGCGGGCAGCTCTAACCCAGTACAGTGCCAAGGACATCAACCGGCTGCTGGAGGAGACACAGGCTGAGCTGCTCAAGGCCATCCCGGACCTGGACTGTGCCAGCAAAGCCCACCCAggacccacccccaccccagaccaCAAGCCCCCCAAGGCGCCCCATGGTCAGAAGGCAGCCCCCCGGACAGAGCCCAGTGGGAGAAGAGGTTCAG ATGAGCTCACGGTGCCCAGATACCGCACAGAGAAGCCCTCCAAGTCGCCCCCGCCACCCCCTCCCCGCCGGAGTTTCCCTTCCTCCCACGGCCTGACCACCACACGCACCGGAGAGGTGGTGGTCACCAGCAAGAAAGACTCAGCCTTCATCAAG AAGGCTGAGTCCGAGGAGCTGGAGGTCCAGAAGCCCCAGGTGAAGCTCCGCCGGGCCGTGTCTGAGGTGGCCCGCCCTGCTTCCACGCCACCCATCATGGCCTCTGCCATCAAGGATGAGGACGATGAGGAGCGCATCATCGCTGAGCTGGAG aGTGGTGGTGGCACCGTGCCACCCATGAAGGTTGTGACTCCAGGAGCCTCTCGGCTGAAGGCAACCCAGGGCCCAGCAGGCAGCCCCGACAAAGGCAAGCACAGCAAGCAAAGGGCGGAGTACATGAGGATCCAGGCCCAGCAGCAG